The genomic interval CGTTCGAGCACATGGAGCGGTTGGACCACAAGTCCAAGCCCGGCGTGGGGCTGGGGCTGACGTTGGTGCGGGAGATGGTGGCGGTGCTGGGGGGCGTCGTCACGGTGACGTCGCAGCCGGGGGTGGGCAGCGAGTTCACCGTCGAGCTGCCGTCCTGAGCGCCTCCATCATCGCGTCCAGGTCCGCGTCGGAGGTGAGCGGGTTGATGAGGGTGACGCGCAGGTACACGCCTCCGGGCAGCTTCGTCTGCACGAGGTAGAAGTCCCCTCGGGTCACCAGCCGCTCGCGCAGCCGCGCCTGCAACCTGTCCCACTCCTCCGGCGGGACATGCGCGGGGGTGTGGCGGAAGCAGAGGATGTTGCAGTCGGGGGACACCGGCACCTGGAAGTCGCCGGCGGCGGACAGGCGCTCGGCGAAGCGGCGCGTCTGCGCATAGGACTCCGTCACGGCGTCCGCGAACAGGCGGGTGCCCAGCACGCTCAGGCAGGTGTAGAGCTTGAGCGCCATCATCTCCTTGGTGCACTCCATCGTCCGCAGGCCCACGTCGCTCCAGGGGCGCTCCGTGCCGTCGAAGAGGTAGCTGGCCTCCTGCGCGAAGGACTCGAACGAGCGGGCGCCGTCGCGGAAGAGCACGGCCGTCACGAGCGCGGGCATGAGCAGGCCCTTGTGTGCGTCCCAGATGAGGGAGTCCGCGCGGTCGATGCCGCGCACCTGGTGGCGATGCGTGGCGCTGAGCACGGCGGCGGCGCCATGGGCGGCGTCCACGTGGAACCACAGGCCGTGCTGCTCGCAGAAGTCGGCCACGGGCTCCAGCGGGTCGAACGCGCCCGTCGCGGTGGAGCCCGCGCTGGCCACCACGGCGATGACCTTGCGCCCCGCGCGCGTGGCCTGCTCCAGCGCGGGGGCGAGCGCCTCCGGACGCAGGCGGAATCGCTCATCCACGGCGACGGGGATGAGGCCCTGGGCGCCCCAGCCCATGACCCGCGTGGCGCGCGAGAGGCTGTAGTGCGCGGTGGAGGGTACCAGCACCGCGAGGGGCGGGCCCGCGTGGGCGCCGTCGTTCCACGCGTCATAGCCGGCCTTGGCCTGACGCGCGGCGAGCAGCGCGGTGAGGTTGCCCAGCGAGCCGCCCGAGGTCAGCACCCCGTCCGCGGTCTCCGGCAGGCCGAGCCGCGCCGCCATCCACCGCAACACATTGCGCTCCATGGCGGTGGAGACGGGGCCCATCTCATACACGGCCATGCCGTTGTTGAGCAGTGACGACACGGCGTCACACAGCGCGGCGAGCGGCACGGGCGCCGTCACCTGGTGGCCCACGTAGCGCGGGTGATGCAAGTGATTGGAGCTGGAGAGCACTCGCGCCACGAGCTCCGCGAAGTTGCCCGTGGGCTCCTCGGGGAAGGCCGCGGCGAAGCGGTCCACGTTCACCGCGGGCGCCGCCCACGGCAACACGGGCAGGCCGTCACCGCGTTGCGCCTGGGTGAGGTAGTCCGCCAGGGTCTCCACCAACTGGCGTCCCTCTCGGCGGAACGACTCGGCGTCATAGGCGGCGCGGATGCGCTCACGGAAGTGGGTCATGGTGGTGCGACAACCTAGCCGCGCTCCGTGCCCGCGTCCCCGAGTCCGTGCACGTCCAGGGACGAGCGGGCTTCGTGGGCGAGGCCTCACCCGCCCGGCGGACAGGCGGGCTGGCCCCCGCGCGTGAAACGCATTATCTCCTCCGAAGAGGGGCGCGCCTGTCGCGCGACACCCGGACACTCGAGGACACGCACGATGGCCGATGCGAAGGTGACGATTACCTACTGTGGTTCTTGAGGCTACAGGCCTCGGGCCGCCCGTGCGGCGGCCGCGCTGAAGGATGAGCTGGACGTTGATGCGGAGATGAAGACGGGCCCCTCCGGGAGCTACGAGGTCTCCGTGAATGGGAAGGTGGTCGTCCGGAAGGATTCGCTGGCCTTCCCCACGGACCAGGAGGTGGTGGACGCGGTCGCCCGCGCCCTGGATGGGTAACCCCCCTGGATGTGACGGGCGGCCCGAGGAGCCCTGGGCCGCTCTCCCGCCCCGGGGCGCCGTGTGCCGGGCCGGATGTCCTGTGCGAGACACATGGCGGCGAGGTGTTCGCGACCGAGGGAGCAGCCGTGACGGGGTGCTCCCAGGTGGGCGGATGCGGGCGCACCTTCCGTGGCGGAGGTGGACTGATGGCCTGGCCCGAGATTGCGTCGCCCTATGAGCGGCGCTCCATCGTGAGTGGCATGCGCGTTCGCGACGAGGAGGGGACGTTCCTCGGGTACGTGGCGCTGGTGAGCGGGGAGCATCTCTACATGCGCCGTTGGCCCTTCAGCCGGCACTGGGGGCAGGTGGCCCGCGCTCGCATCCGGCACGTGTCGCCCGGCGTGGTGGAGCTGGAGGGGCGCGGGGCGGTGGAGGTGGCGCCTCGCTCCTTGCACGGGGAAATCACGACGCAGACGTCACCCCTGGTGGAGCCCGA from Myxococcus stipitatus carries:
- a CDS encoding pyridoxal phosphate-dependent decarboxylase family protein; this translates as MTHFRERIRAAYDAESFRREGRQLVETLADYLTQAQRGDGLPVLPWAAPAVNVDRFAAAFPEEPTGNFAELVARVLSSSNHLHHPRYVGHQVTAPVPLAALCDAVSSLLNNGMAVYEMGPVSTAMERNVLRWMAARLGLPETADGVLTSGGSLGNLTALLAARQAKAGYDAWNDGAHAGPPLAVLVPSTAHYSLSRATRVMGWGAQGLIPVAVDERFRLRPEALAPALEQATRAGRKVIAVVASAGSTATGAFDPLEPVADFCEQHGLWFHVDAAHGAAAVLSATHRHQVRGIDRADSLIWDAHKGLLMPALVTAVLFRDGARSFESFAQEASYLFDGTERPWSDVGLRTMECTKEMMALKLYTCLSVLGTRLFADAVTESYAQTRRFAERLSAAGDFQVPVSPDCNILCFRHTPAHVPPEEWDRLQARLRERLVTRGDFYLVQTKLPGGVYLRVTLINPLTSDADLDAMMEALRTAARR
- a CDS encoding SelT/SelW/SelH family protein, which codes for MADAKVTITYCGSUGYRPRAARAAAALKDELDVDAEMKTGPSGSYEVSVNGKVVVRKDSLAFPTDQEVVDAVARALDG